The Microbacterium luteum genome includes a region encoding these proteins:
- a CDS encoding ArsR/SmtB family transcription factor, whose protein sequence is MTQATMDSGDRAIEGAVDVFRTLAEETRIRIVLALAQHPEISVGELASRVDRPAPTVSQHLSRLQRSGMVDRRRDGQRVLYRLVDEHAADLANIALHYAAVHLEGRPAHHAPTR, encoded by the coding sequence ATGACGCAGGCGACGATGGACAGTGGCGATCGTGCGATCGAGGGGGCCGTGGATGTGTTCCGGACCCTTGCCGAAGAGACGCGCATCCGCATCGTCCTCGCCCTTGCGCAGCACCCCGAGATCTCGGTCGGCGAACTCGCGAGTCGAGTGGATCGGCCCGCGCCGACGGTTTCCCAGCATCTGAGCAGGCTGCAGCGCAGCGGGATGGTCGACCGTCGGCGAGATGGTCAGCGTGTGCTCTACCGCCTCGTCGATGAACACGCCGCAGATCTCGCCAACATCGCCCTGCATTATGCGGCGGTGCACCTGGAGGGTCGGCCAGCGCATCACGCACCGACCCGATGA
- the hisD gene encoding histidinol dehydrogenase, translating to MRKQRNDTTPRDLTTRDEVRRAVPRAVVDLAGVIPAASSTIADVRRDGFPAVAELAARFDRVEQQVLRVPAEALAEAFSALAPELRGALQEVIERTRRFASSQLPAPVVVGFEGDAQVSLNWFPIERAGVYVPGGKAVYPSSVVMNVVPAQVAGVRSIALASPPQVEHGGRPHPTILATAAMLGVDEVYAIGGAQAIAALAYGIEDPTVERSVAPVDLITGPGNVYVAAAKRLVRDTVAVDMEAGATEVMILADALADPMLIAADMICQAEHDEHAAAVLVTDSTSLALAVQTELDRQVAFTPHADRVRAALTGPQSAIVIVDDIEHGIEVCDAYAPEHLEIHCDDADGVAGHVRNAGAIFIGASTPVSLGDYCAGSNHVLPTGGTATFSSGLTVHTFLRAVQTVRYPAAALRHVRETMRVLSTAEDLPAHGAALEARFAPSATRVQQD from the coding sequence ATCAGGAAGCAACGGAATGACACCACACCACGGGACTTGACCACCCGGGATGAGGTGCGCCGTGCCGTGCCGCGCGCTGTCGTGGATCTAGCGGGTGTGATTCCCGCGGCGTCTTCGACTATTGCTGACGTGCGGCGTGACGGTTTTCCCGCAGTGGCTGAGCTCGCGGCCCGGTTCGATCGGGTGGAGCAGCAGGTGCTGCGGGTGCCTGCGGAGGCCTTGGCGGAAGCGTTCTCCGCGCTTGCGCCGGAGCTTCGTGGTGCGTTGCAGGAGGTGATCGAGCGGACCCGTCGGTTCGCGAGTTCGCAGTTGCCCGCGCCGGTGGTGGTGGGCTTCGAGGGAGACGCGCAGGTGTCCTTGAACTGGTTCCCCATCGAGCGAGCTGGGGTGTACGTCCCGGGCGGGAAGGCGGTGTACCCGTCGTCTGTGGTGATGAACGTGGTCCCCGCTCAGGTCGCCGGTGTGCGTTCGATCGCGTTGGCCAGTCCGCCGCAGGTCGAGCATGGTGGTCGCCCGCACCCGACGATCCTCGCGACGGCGGCGATGCTGGGCGTTGACGAGGTCTACGCCATCGGGGGCGCCCAGGCCATCGCCGCTCTCGCGTACGGCATCGAGGACCCCACGGTGGAGCGGAGCGTCGCGCCAGTGGATCTGATCACGGGGCCTGGGAATGTGTATGTCGCGGCCGCGAAGCGTCTGGTCCGCGACACGGTCGCGGTGGACATGGAGGCCGGAGCGACCGAGGTGATGATTCTGGCGGATGCTCTCGCCGATCCGATGCTGATTGCTGCCGACATGATCTGCCAGGCCGAACACGACGAGCACGCCGCCGCCGTCTTGGTCACCGATTCCACCTCCCTGGCCCTCGCCGTGCAGACGGAACTGGATCGACAGGTGGCCTTCACGCCCCATGCGGATCGAGTGCGGGCCGCCCTGACCGGTCCGCAGTCGGCGATCGTGATCGTCGACGACATCGAGCACGGCATCGAGGTCTGCGACGCTTACGCCCCTGAGCATCTCGAGATCCATTGCGACGATGCCGACGGGGTGGCCGGACACGTACGCAACGCTGGCGCGATCTTCATCGGCGCGTCCACGCCGGTGAGTCTCGGTGATTACTGCGCCGGCTCCAACCATGTCCTGCCCACCGGAGGAACGGCCACGTTCTCCTCCGGGCTCACCGTGCACACGTTCCTGCGGGCGGTGCAGACCGTGCGCTACCCGGCCGCCGCTCTCCGCCACGTGCGCGAGACGATGCGGGTGCTCAGCACGGCAGAGGATCTGCCCGCCCATGGCGCGGCCTTGGAGGCCCGCTTCGCCCCGTCTGCAACGCGCGTCCAACAGGATTGA